In the Mycolicibacterium crocinum genome, GGGGTCGGACTGCTGGGCCTGGTGTGGATCGACAGATTCCTCAGCCGCCACCGCATCGCACCCGTGAGCGGCCCGGGCGCGGCGTCGGTCGCCGAGTTCAAGTCGGCGTCGTGGACCGATGCGGCGGGTCGGCTCGCGCTGATGATCGCGACCGGTATCGGCCTGCACAACTTCGCCGAAGGGTTGGCGATCGGGAACTCCGCGGCAGCAGGCGATCTGAGCCTGGCCGTGTTGCTGGTCATTGGCTTCGGGCTGCACAACGCGACCGAGGGCTTCGGCATCGTCGCACCGCTGACCGGCCAGCGACCATCCTGGGGCTTCTTGGCGTTGCTCGGGCTGATCGGCGGTGGACCGACCTTTGTCGGCACCCTCATCGGTCAACGGTTCGTCAACGACACCGTCTCGATCGCGTTCCTCGGGCTGGCCGCCGGCTCCATCCTCTACGTCGTCATCGAACTGCTCGCCGTGGCCCGCACCGCCAACCTCAAGACCATCACCACCTGGGGCATCTTCGCCGGATTGATCCTCGGCTTCGCCACCGACGCCGTCCTCACCGCCGCCGGCGCCTGACCCACGCTCTGCAGCTGGAGCCGAAGGCAGTTCCTGACCCGCCACGGTGGTTCCCGCCGGGCCGGGCGCGACGGCGATTGACAGCCGGGAAGCATCATCAGCGCGCGTCGCGCACGCACCTTCGGGCCGCCCACGCGTCGCTACCGGTTCCTATCACTGTGAGGCCGCCCGCCAGTTAGGAAACGAGCACTTCGAGACCCCGCTGATGCACTTGCAGGACCCGCGCTAGCCAAGGTCATCCTCTCATCACCCTGGCCGAAGCCACCCCCAGTCCTCGAAGCCGCGGGCGGACGCTCGGATACACTCGCCGCCATGCGCACAGTCGAGGTCTTCGCCGACGTCCTGTGCCCGTTCGCCCACGTCGGGCTGCGCACGCTGATCGACCGGCGCAGCGAGCGCGGGCTCACCGAACCGCGCCTGCGTATCCGTGCTTGGCCGCTCGAGGTGATCAACGGCAAACCGCTCGACCCGCACCATATCGGCGCGGAGATCTCGGCCCTGCGCGCGTCTGTGCGCCCGGACCTCTTCGCGGGCTTCTCCGTCGATGCCTTCCCGAGCACCTCGATGGCTGCGTTCGCGGTGACAGCCGCGGCGGACCGCGCCGGCGACCCTGTGCTGGTCGAGGAGGTCGGCATAGCACTGCGCAACGCGGTGTTCGAGGAGGGGCTCGATGTCGGGCGGCCCGAGGTTGTAGAGCCGATCGCGGGCCGCTTCGGCCTTGAACCGCTCGACGCCGAGGCCACGTCCGCCGCGGTCCACGCCGACTGGGACGAGGGCCGCATCCGCGGTGTGATCGGCTCGCCGCATTTCTTTACCGACGACGGCGGGAGCTGGTTTTGCCCCGGTCTGAATATCAGCCGCGATGACGTCGGCAACTTCGTCATCGCCTGGAAACAGGACACGGAGGCGTTCGTTGAACGTGTCTTCGGCTGAGCCCGACCGGCTCACCGTTGGGGATCGCCGTGGTTACTTGTTGCGGGAGCGCGTGTGAACGTCTCGGTTGGTGGCCGCCCAGCTGGACCGGCATCGGCCGATACGCCCGACCGTGCACGTGCTCGCCGACCGTCCGCTCCAGCGCGATGCTGCCGTCGCTCCGGCGGGCGCCCGTCACCTTGCCGACGATGGTTCTCCCGGCCACCCGGCCACCCGGTCAGCCCGAAGCAACCTGATGCCGGATGGGGATCTTCTCGATCAGATGACGGTGCCGGCTGTGCCCTCGTCGCGAATCACGGGTGCCCTGTTTCCCGTCACGCCGTCATGGCGCCGACCATGTTGTAGACGGTAACGCCGGGCTGCCGCGAGTCTCATTGCCGCCGAACCGGATCTGTTGCCCGGGCGGCACACCGCGAGAACCGGAACCGTCGTGTCGAAGGTGTGCGCGTCGAGGATGCCGCGGTGAACATGGACCGCACCGGCAGCATGCCCGGCTGTCCATTCATCGTCCTCGTGAACGTCGAGCAGGATGGCGCCGGGCTCGTCGACAAGCCGCATCGCCC is a window encoding:
- a CDS encoding DsbA family oxidoreductase — protein: MRTVEVFADVLCPFAHVGLRTLIDRRSERGLTEPRLRIRAWPLEVINGKPLDPHHIGAEISALRASVRPDLFAGFSVDAFPSTSMAAFAVTAAADRAGDPVLVEEVGIALRNAVFEEGLDVGRPEVVEPIAGRFGLEPLDAEATSAAVHADWDEGRIRGVIGSPHFFTDDGGSWFCPGLNISRDDVGNFVIAWKQDTEAFVERVFG
- a CDS encoding rhodanese-like domain-containing protein — protein: MQVPEVDPIGAMRLVDEPGAILLDVHEDDEWTAGHAAGAVHVHRGILDAHTFDTTVPVLAVCRPGNRSGSAAMRLAAARRYRLQHGRRHDGVTGNRAPVIRDEGTAGTVI
- a CDS encoding ZIP family metal transporter produces the protein MSPTQIAVLGAIAGATIFLGLPIGRLRAPMPRLKTGLNAVATGVLVFLLWDVLAHAWQPIDEALSHHEIGAAVGNGAMLAATVGVGLLGLVWIDRFLSRHRIAPVSGPGAASVAEFKSASWTDAAGRLALMIATGIGLHNFAEGLAIGNSAAAGDLSLAVLLVIGFGLHNATEGFGIVAPLTGQRPSWGFLALLGLIGGGPTFVGTLIGQRFVNDTVSIAFLGLAAGSILYVVIELLAVARTANLKTITTWGIFAGLILGFATDAVLTAAGA